One window of the Lactococcus lactis genome contains the following:
- a CDS encoding DUF956 family protein has translation MATNNSEIFYETKGTAYLGVVENGNIILGDAGFEFEYKNPRRGQNIFFTWSSIKSAEVDVSISGKLGQQFSLILDTQAKVRFSSKDSGSILKKVAEYVGKENIVRAPSLLDPFRRAFKK, from the coding sequence TTGGCAACTAATAATTCTGAAATATTTTATGAAACAAAAGGAACAGCCTATTTAGGTGTGGTTGAAAATGGAAATATTATCTTGGGTGATGCTGGTTTTGAATTTGAATATAAAAATCCACGCCGAGGACAAAATATTTTCTTTACTTGGTCAAGTATTAAAAGCGCCGAAGTTGATGTTTCAATCAGTGGAAAACTTGGTCAGCAGTTTTCTTTGATTTTAGACACTCAAGCTAAGGTACGATTTTCTTCTAAGGATTCCGGTTCTATTTTGAAAAAAGTTGCTGAATATGTGGGTAAAGAAAATATTGTCAGAGCACCTAGTTTGCTTGACCCTTTCCGTCGCGCTTTCAAAAAGTAA
- a CDS encoding PTS mannose/fructose/sorbose transporter subunit IIC → MEYGVLSVILVIVVAFLAGLEGILDQWQFHQPIIACSLIGIVTGHASAGIILGGSLQLIALGWANVGAAVAPDAALASIASSILMVQSNNFDLTHIMGTIVPAAILLATAGLVLTTLVRMLSVVLVHQADRAAENGSYSGVEMWHFIALICQGLRIAIPAGLLLVISPDAIQKALAAIPPVISGGLAVGGGMVVAVGYAMVINLMATREVWPFFFLGFALAPISELTLIATGVLGVVIAIVYLNLQASGGSGNGTASSSGDPIGDILNDY, encoded by the coding sequence ATGGAATACGGTGTTTTATCTGTAATCTTGGTCATTGTTGTTGCCTTCCTTGCTGGTCTTGAAGGTATCCTTGACCAATGGCAATTCCACCAACCAATTATCGCCTGCTCGCTCATCGGTATTGTTACCGGTCATGCTTCTGCAGGGATTATCCTAGGTGGTTCACTTCAATTGATCGCTCTTGGTTGGGCTAACGTTGGTGCCGCTGTCGCACCCGATGCTGCCCTTGCCTCTATCGCATCATCTATCTTGATGGTTCAATCAAATAACTTTGACTTGACTCACATCATGGGTACTATCGTTCCTGCTGCTATCTTGCTTGCAACTGCTGGTCTTGTATTGACTACTCTTGTACGTATGCTTTCAGTTGTGCTCGTTCACCAAGCTGACCGTGCTGCTGAAAATGGTTCATACTCAGGTGTTGAAATGTGGCACTTCATCGCGCTTATCTGTCAAGGTTTGCGTATTGCTATCCCTGCTGGACTTCTTTTGGTTATCTCACCAGATGCTATCCAAAAAGCTCTTGCTGCTATTCCTCCAGTTATCTCTGGCGGTCTTGCTGTCGGTGGTGGGATGGTTGTTGCCGTTGGTTATGCTATGGTTATCAACCTTATGGCTACTCGTGAAGTATGGCCATTCTTCTTCCTTGGTTTCGCTCTCGCACCAATCTCTGAATTAACATTGATTGCAACTGGTGTCCTCGGTGTTGTTATCGCTATCGTTTACCTTAACCTCCAAGCTTCTGGTGGTTCTGGAAATGGTACTGCATCTTCATCAGGTGACCCAATTGGCGACATCTTGAACGACTACTAA
- a CDS encoding PTS sugar transporter subunit IIB, whose product MSIGIVIASHGEFAAGIKQSGSMIFGEQEKVQVVTFMPSEGPTDLHAKIEAAIATFDAEDEVLVLADLWSGSPFNQASAVMGENPERKIAIITGLNLPMLIQAYTERMMDASAGVDKVVANIMKEAKGGIKVLPEELQPAEETAVAAAPAAVQGAIPEGTVIGDGKIKINLARIDSRLLHGQVATAWTPDSRANRIIVVSDTVSKDELRKKLIEQAAPTGVKANVIPIKKMIEVAKDPRFGDTKALLLFETPQDALATIEGGVPIETLNVGSMAHSTGKTMLNKVLSMDKDDVATFEKLRDLGVKFDVRKVPADSKSDLFGLINKADVQ is encoded by the coding sequence TTGAGTATCGGAATTGTTATTGCGAGCCATGGTGAATTCGCCGCAGGCATCAAACAATCTGGTTCTATGATTTTCGGAGAGCAAGAAAAAGTACAAGTTGTTACTTTTATGCCTAGCGAAGGACCAACTGATTTGCATGCTAAAATCGAAGCTGCCATCGCAACATTTGATGCTGAAGATGAAGTACTTGTCCTTGCTGACTTATGGAGCGGTTCTCCATTTAATCAAGCAAGTGCAGTGATGGGTGAAAATCCAGAGCGCAAGATTGCTATCATCACAGGCCTCAACCTGCCTATGCTTATCCAAGCCTACACAGAACGCATGATGGATGCGTCTGCCGGGGTGGATAAAGTCGTAGCAAATATTATGAAAGAAGCCAAAGGCGGTATTAAAGTACTACCTGAAGAACTTCAACCTGCTGAAGAAACTGCTGTTGCAGCTGCTCCGGCTGCTGTTCAAGGTGCGATTCCTGAAGGAACAGTCATCGGTGATGGTAAAATTAAAATTAACCTCGCTCGTATTGACTCACGTTTGCTTCACGGACAAGTTGCAACTGCTTGGACTCCAGACTCAAGAGCAAACCGCATCATCGTTGTTTCTGACACCGTTTCTAAAGATGAACTTCGTAAGAAGCTCATTGAACAAGCGGCTCCAACTGGTGTAAAAGCTAACGTTATACCAATTAAGAAAATGATTGAAGTTGCTAAAGACCCACGTTTTGGTGACACTAAAGCCCTTCTTCTTTTCGAAACTCCACAAGACGCTCTTGCAACAATCGAAGGTGGCGTACCAATTGAAACATTGAACGTTGGTTCTATGGCTCACTCAACTGGTAAAACAATGCTCAACAAAGTTCTTTCTATGGACAAAGATGACGTTGCTACTTTTGAAAAATTGCGTGACCTCGGAGTTAAATTCGACGTACGTAAAGTTCCAGCTGACTCTAAATCTGACCTCTTTGGTTTGATTAACAAAGCTGACGTACAATAA
- a CDS encoding S66 family peptidase gives MNKIFPKKLQEGDEIRVISPSSSLTRTGKFEDKLKAKARLEALGYQVTFGQHILENDLLESSSINSRLADFHAAFSDPNVKAVLCTIGGFNSNELLPYIDWNVVKNNPKIFCGFSDITVLHQAIFAKTGLVTYYGPGYIAFLMDELQDFQTNSWKNAVAGQSTYSLNASDFYTSDAWYDPTQARHLLPAAWKIYNHGKATGEIIGGNLNTLMLVTGTSAQVKSSHPIAFLENAEQEDFYDWDRELAHFLQIYPDIAGLVIGRFPKEEGMTEEILHFILDKYPHLKTIPVVYDVDFGHTQPIFTFPLGGQAEISTQPLRIEILEG, from the coding sequence ATGAATAAAATATTTCCTAAAAAATTACAAGAGGGGGATGAAATCCGTGTGATTTCACCTAGTTCTTCTTTGACTCGGACTGGAAAATTTGAAGATAAATTAAAAGCAAAAGCTCGTCTTGAAGCACTTGGTTATCAGGTTACTTTTGGTCAGCATATTTTAGAAAATGATTTGCTTGAATCAAGTTCGATTAATTCACGTCTTGCAGATTTCCATGCAGCATTTTCAGACCCGAATGTTAAAGCTGTTTTATGTACAATTGGTGGCTTTAACTCTAATGAACTTCTTCCTTATATTGATTGGAACGTTGTAAAAAATAATCCTAAAATTTTCTGTGGATTTTCTGATATCACTGTTCTTCACCAAGCGATTTTCGCTAAAACTGGCTTGGTCACTTACTATGGTCCAGGTTATATCGCCTTTTTAATGGATGAATTACAAGACTTTCAAACTAATTCTTGGAAAAATGCAGTCGCTGGTCAGTCAACTTATTCTTTAAATGCCAGCGATTTTTACACGAGTGATGCTTGGTATGACCCCACTCAAGCTCGTCATCTTCTGCCTGCTGCTTGGAAAATATATAACCATGGCAAAGCGACAGGGGAAATTATTGGCGGAAATCTAAATACCTTGATGCTTGTGACAGGAACCAGTGCTCAAGTCAAATCCAGTCACCCAATTGCTTTTTTAGAAAATGCGGAGCAGGAAGATTTCTATGATTGGGACCGAGAATTAGCTCATTTTCTGCAAATTTATCCAGATATTGCTGGGCTTGTCATCGGTCGTTTTCCTAAGGAAGAGGGGATGACTGAGGAAATTTTACACTTTATTTTAGATAAATATCCCCACTTAAAAACAATTCCAGTCGTCTATGATGTCGATTTTGGACATACTCAACCTATTTTTACTTTTCCTCTGGGAGGGCAAGCAGAAATTTCCACACAGCCTTTAAGAATTGAAATCTTAGAAGGCTAG
- a CDS encoding YitT family protein: MTLIGVKIDRLFLRDLFILLVGIGLYILSIQLFVVPNAMASNGIAGFSVFIHFVFGMNPALTFFAVNIPLFLLSWKLLEQRELLLTIPGALAMSGWMMIYEAIGITGFQMDSLITVGIIDGILSGIGAGLVVLSQGTFGGSILLARLFENKWKVQIDKTLFGIDIVVMLLAVVTYLALPNFFVTLLSCYIFSKVTRFIGRPSYRQQILQKVGLIKNESSCSCTTNECSCSN, translated from the coding sequence ATGACTTTAATCGGAGTAAAAATTGATAGACTATTTCTCAGAGATCTATTCATACTACTAGTTGGTATAGGCCTTTATATCCTCTCTATTCAACTTTTTGTCGTTCCTAACGCGATGGCTAGCAATGGAATCGCAGGATTTTCAGTATTTATTCATTTTGTTTTCGGAATGAATCCAGCTTTGACTTTTTTTGCAGTCAATATTCCACTCTTTCTTTTGAGTTGGAAACTACTTGAGCAGCGGGAATTGTTACTGACCATTCCTGGAGCGCTGGCCATGAGCGGATGGATGATGATTTATGAAGCAATAGGAATTACTGGCTTTCAAATGGACTCATTGATTACTGTGGGAATTATAGACGGAATCCTCTCAGGAATTGGTGCAGGTTTAGTTGTTCTATCACAAGGAACATTTGGAGGCTCTATTCTACTTGCGCGGCTTTTTGAAAACAAGTGGAAAGTGCAAATAGATAAAACGCTCTTTGGTATTGATATTGTAGTTATGCTATTAGCAGTCGTGACTTATCTTGCCCTTCCAAATTTTTTTGTCACACTCTTATCTTGTTACATCTTCAGTAAAGTCACACGTTTCATCGGACGACCCTCATACCGCCAACAAATTTTACAAAAAGTTGGATTAATAAAAAATGAGTCAAGCTGTTCTTGCACAACTAATGAATGTTCTTGCTCTAACTAA
- the cmk gene encoding (d)CMP kinase, with translation MKKIQIAIDGPASSGKSTVAKIIARNLDLIYLDTGAMYRVATFVALQKETDDAKEIIEFIEKNPISFMNGQKGQEVLMGSENVTEVIRTNEVTNTVSKISAMTEIREFMVAEQQRIAKNGGIIMDGRDIGTVVLPKADLKIFLVASVDERAERRYKENLSKGIPTDLERLKIEISERDRKDSTRAISPLKQAEDAILLDSTGKTINEIVQFIEDKAKELM, from the coding sequence ATGAAAAAGATTCAAATTGCAATTGACGGTCCAGCGTCAAGTGGAAAATCAACAGTTGCTAAAATTATTGCACGAAATCTTGACTTAATTTATTTGGACACGGGCGCTATGTATCGAGTAGCTACTTTTGTTGCCTTGCAAAAGGAAACAGATGATGCAAAAGAAATCATTGAATTTATTGAAAAAAATCCAATTTCTTTTATGAATGGTCAAAAAGGTCAAGAAGTTTTAATGGGATCAGAGAATGTTACAGAAGTGATTAGAACAAATGAAGTTACAAATACTGTTTCTAAAATCTCAGCTATGACCGAAATTCGTGAATTCATGGTTGCAGAACAACAAAGAATTGCTAAAAATGGTGGAATTATCATGGATGGACGTGATATTGGAACAGTTGTTTTACCAAAGGCAGATTTGAAAATTTTCCTTGTTGCTTCAGTTGATGAACGAGCTGAAAGACGTTATAAAGAAAATCTGTCTAAAGGAATTCCAACCGATCTTGAGCGTTTGAAAATTGAAATTTCGGAAAGAGACCGCAAAGATAGTACACGAGCAATTTCTCCTTTGAAACAAGCAGAAGATGCGATATTACTTGATAGTACTGGAAAAACAATCAATGAAATTGTTCAATTTATTGAAGACAAAGCTAAAGAACTCATGTAA
- a CDS encoding ferredoxin: protein MKIKIIPDKCIACGLCNLHAPEVFDYHDNGIVKFYDTEEVQKEFSDDNSLLLAIKSCPTGALKIERD, encoded by the coding sequence ATGAAGATAAAAATAATTCCCGACAAATGTATCGCATGTGGTTTATGTAATCTCCATGCGCCAGAAGTTTTTGATTATCACGATAATGGAATCGTCAAATTTTATGATACGGAGGAAGTTCAAAAAGAATTTTCCGATGATAATTCACTTCTTTTAGCTATAAAATCCTGTCCTACAGGAGCACTTAAAATCGAGAGAGATTAG
- a CDS encoding PTS system mannose/fructose/sorbose family transporter subunit IID: MSENKVTLDKKIRRSVMWRSMFLQGSWNYERMQNGGWAYSLIPALKKLYPSGEEAKEALKRHLEFFNTHPYVAAPIIGVTLALEEERANGADIDDAAIQGVKVGMMGPLAGIGDPVFWFTVRPIVGAIAASLATGGSIIAPLFFFIVWNAIRIAFLWYTQEFGYKSGSAITKDLGGGLLQTITKGASILGMFVLGVLIQRWVTINFNGPNAVVSKIPLQKGAYVEFPKGSVSGTQLHDILGQVGNKLSLDPTKVTYLQDNLNQLIPGLAGLLITFLCMWLLKKKVSPIVIIFGLFVVGILGRWAQIM; encoded by the coding sequence ATGTCTGAAAATAAAGTAACTCTTGATAAGAAAATCCGTCGTAGCGTTATGTGGCGTTCAATGTTCCTCCAAGGTTCTTGGAACTACGAACGTATGCAAAATGGTGGTTGGGCTTACTCGCTCATTCCAGCATTGAAAAAACTCTACCCTTCTGGCGAAGAAGCTAAAGAAGCTTTGAAACGTCACTTGGAATTCTTTAATACTCACCCATACGTTGCCGCTCCTATCATCGGTGTAACTCTTGCCCTTGAAGAAGAACGTGCTAACGGTGCTGATATCGATGATGCCGCTATTCAAGGGGTTAAAGTTGGTATGATGGGTCCTCTTGCCGGTATCGGTGACCCTGTCTTCTGGTTTACAGTACGTCCTATCGTTGGTGCGATTGCAGCTTCATTGGCTACTGGTGGATCAATTATCGCTCCACTCTTCTTCTTCATCGTGTGGAACGCTATCCGTATCGCTTTCTTGTGGTACACTCAAGAATTTGGTTATAAATCAGGTTCTGCAATCACTAAAGACCTTGGTGGAGGACTTCTCCAAACTATTACTAAAGGTGCATCTATCCTTGGTATGTTCGTCCTTGGTGTATTGATTCAACGTTGGGTAACAATTAACTTTAATGGTCCTAACGCTGTTGTTTCAAAAATTCCTTTACAAAAAGGTGCTTATGTAGAATTCCCTAAAGGTTCTGTATCTGGTACACAACTTCATGATATTCTTGGTCAAGTTGGTAACAAACTTTCTCTTGATCCTACAAAAGTAACTTATCTTCAAGATAACTTGAATCAATTGATTCCTGGTCTTGCTGGTTTACTTATCACATTCCTTTGCATGTGGTTGCTTAAGAAAAAAGTTTCTCCAATCGTTATTATCTTTGGTCTCTTCGTCGTGGGTATCCTCGGTCGTTGGGCTCAAATCATGTAA
- a CDS encoding histidine phosphatase family protein, translating to MTEVYFIRHSLRDNAAYDDMDVPLTAEGEKRALILADAFANVSIEQIFSSPFQRSVRTLNPLAHSKNLEIQLISDFRERNVGHEIADFWPFAKRQWNDFDYKFADGESLREVQNRNISALEQILTTSKNQKVAIGTHGTSLSTILNFYQPDFQFQDFQSLAGKMPYVIKMDFAENKYLTHQVIEIDYEQ from the coding sequence ATGACTGAAGTTTATTTTATTCGACATTCGCTTAGAGATAATGCAGCCTATGACGATATGGATGTTCCGCTGACTGCCGAGGGTGAAAAACGCGCACTTATCTTGGCTGATGCTTTTGCAAATGTATCAATCGAGCAAATTTTTTCCAGTCCATTTCAACGTTCTGTTCGTACCCTGAATCCTCTTGCTCACTCTAAAAATCTTGAAATTCAACTCATTTCTGATTTTAGAGAAAGAAATGTTGGCCATGAAATAGCTGATTTTTGGCCCTTTGCTAAGCGACAATGGAATGATTTTGATTATAAATTTGCTGACGGAGAATCATTACGTGAAGTTCAAAATCGTAATATTTCAGCCCTTGAACAGATTTTAACAACTTCTAAAAATCAAAAAGTTGCAATCGGAACACATGGTACTTCTCTTTCTACCATTTTAAATTTTTATCAACCAGACTTTCAGTTTCAAGATTTTCAATCTTTAGCTGGAAAGATGCCCTATGTCATCAAAATGGACTTTGCT
- a CDS encoding DUF956 family protein, producing the protein MAQSLNTKADYSTEGIAYLGFAEYGKILIGDVAFEFYNDRNVEKNMTFPWTAVARVEGDVSKSLKGEVKVGRQFSIVLQNGSKVRFSSKNSGTVLKWIRHYLGNDKVVKSPSFLGTFKNAFKRKKKK; encoded by the coding sequence GTGGCTCAATCACTAAATACTAAGGCTGATTATTCAACAGAAGGAATTGCTTATTTAGGTTTTGCTGAATATGGAAAAATTCTGATTGGTGATGTTGCTTTTGAGTTTTATAATGACCGAAATGTTGAAAAAAATATGACTTTTCCTTGGACGGCAGTGGCTCGTGTTGAGGGTGATGTTTCAAAATCCCTCAAAGGTGAGGTAAAAGTTGGTCGACAATTTTCAATCGTTTTACAAAATGGCTCTAAGGTTCGATTCTCATCGAAAAACTCAGGAACTGTTTTAAAATGGATTCGTCATTATTTAGGAAACGATAAAGTGGTTAAATCCCCTAGTTTCCTCGGAACTTTTAAAAATGCTTTTAAGAGAAAGAAGAAAAAATAA
- the serS gene encoding serine--tRNA ligase → MLDIKKIRADFDGVAAKLATRGVEKEKLEKLHDLDIKRRELIVKSEALKAERNSVSDEISQVKRAKGDASAQIAAMQKVSAEIKAIDAELAEIEENLNEIIIMLPNLPHESTPIGADEDDNVEVRRVGQTPTFNFEPKAHWDLGEDLGILDWERGGKVTGSRFLFYKGAGARLERALYNFMLDEHGKEGYTEMITPYMVNQESMFGTGQYPKFKEDTFELKDDRGFVLIPTAEVPLTNYYRGEILDGAELPIKFTAMSPSFRSEAGSAGRDTRGLIRLHQFHKVEMVKFAKPDQSYDELEKMTANAENILQKLGLAYRVVALSTGDMGFSAAKTYDLEVWIPAQNTYREISSCSNCEDFQARRAQIRYRDEEGKVQLLHTLNGSGLAVGRTVAAILENYQNEDGSITVPEVLRPYMGGLEVIK, encoded by the coding sequence ATGCTTGATATTAAAAAAATTCGTGCTGATTTTGACGGTGTTGCTGCAAAATTAGCCACTCGTGGTGTTGAAAAAGAGAAACTTGAAAAACTTCATGACTTAGACATTAAACGTCGTGAACTCATTGTAAAATCTGAGGCTTTGAAAGCTGAACGTAATAGCGTTTCTGATGAAATTTCTCAAGTAAAACGTGCAAAAGGCGATGCCAGCGCACAAATTGCTGCAATGCAAAAAGTTTCTGCTGAAATCAAAGCCATTGATGCTGAACTTGCTGAAATCGAAGAAAACTTGAATGAAATCATTATCATGTTGCCAAATCTTCCTCATGAAAGTACACCAATTGGTGCTGATGAAGATGATAATGTTGAGGTTCGTCGTGTTGGTCAAACTCCAACTTTCAATTTTGAACCTAAAGCTCACTGGGATTTGGGTGAAGATTTAGGAATTTTGGATTGGGAACGTGGTGGTAAAGTCACTGGTTCACGCTTCCTATTCTACAAAGGTGCTGGCGCAAGACTTGAACGTGCACTCTATAACTTCATGCTTGATGAGCACGGTAAAGAAGGTTATACTGAAATGATTACTCCTTATATGGTTAATCAAGAGTCAATGTTTGGAACGGGTCAATATCCTAAATTTAAAGAAGATACTTTTGAATTGAAAGATGACCGTGGTTTTGTTTTAATTCCAACTGCTGAAGTTCCTTTGACTAACTACTATCGTGGGGAAATTTTGGATGGCGCAGAATTGCCAATCAAATTCACAGCAATGAGTCCTTCTTTCCGTTCTGAAGCTGGTTCTGCTGGTCGTGATACTCGTGGTTTGATTCGTTTGCACCAATTCCATAAAGTTGAAATGGTTAAATTTGCTAAACCTGACCAATCTTATGATGAACTTGAAAAAATGACAGCAAACGCTGAAAATATTCTGCAAAAATTGGGTCTTGCATACCGTGTCGTGGCTTTGTCAACTGGTGACATGGGATTCTCTGCTGCTAAAACTTATGATTTAGAAGTTTGGATTCCTGCACAAAATACTTACCGTGAAATTTCTTCATGTTCAAACTGTGAAGATTTCCAAGCCCGTCGTGCCCAAATTCGTTATCGTGACGAAGAGGGTAAAGTTCAACTCCTTCACACTTTGAATGGTTCTGGACTTGCTGTTGGACGTACTGTGGCTGCTATTCTTGAAAATTATCAAAATGAAGATGGCTCAATCACTGTTCCTGAAGTCCTTCGTCCTTATATGGGTGGACTTGAAGTAATTAAATAA
- a CDS encoding SAG1386/EF1546 family surface-associated protein, producing MSTKEPWNNEIYRAMKEESTEMKRHDRGRDESKRPLTTRFLTFLVILMFILVGLAIGFILWNNQVRNTASIAKSFHQSSSVAKTEESTSQATASSSTEATPPASSSSTVASSSSSSVESGTTYTIATGDYPSTIAAKTGIPWATIASLNGITADGYNADGSAIHAGQVLKLK from the coding sequence GTGTCAACAAAAGAACCCTGGAATAATGAAATTTATCGTGCGATGAAAGAAGAATCGACTGAAATGAAGAGACATGATAGAGGTAGAGATGAAAGTAAACGTCCGTTAACGACGCGTTTTTTGACTTTTCTCGTTATCCTCATGTTTATTCTTGTTGGGCTAGCTATTGGCTTTATTTTATGGAATAACCAAGTACGAAATACAGCTAGTATCGCAAAAAGTTTTCATCAATCTTCATCGGTAGCTAAAACCGAAGAATCAACCAGTCAAGCCACGGCCTCTTCCTCAACAGAAGCGACTCCACCTGCTAGTAGCAGCAGCACAGTTGCCTCATCATCTAGCAGTAGCGTTGAGTCTGGAACAACTTATACAATTGCTACCGGAGATTATCCAAGTACGATTGCAGCTAAGACAGGAATTCCTTGGGCAACGATTGCTAGTTTGAATGGAATTACAGCTGATGGATATAATGCTGATGGATCAGCTATTCATGCTGGACAAGTTTTAAAATTAAAATAG
- a CDS encoding LCP family protein, producing MTMNEKKYKRLEYLRHNINYLTIRERQEYYDLLNELKKAGNQSEPEEFEEFEEYVEPEYEYSDYEPESFQKNTSSSNGRNTSRRNTRESFSNQENNRNKPSKKESKSSKKAKSGKKKKCHWLRTILTIIVLIIAVMIGFFVYGYQRGVKHEGSVAKQEKFTSLKNSDGSVNILLLGADQRPWQSSGVAHTDTIMVLHVNGKNHQTQIVSFMRDTLVNIPDVGSSDTPDSKINSAFTIGEQYNKQGVNLMSETLKNNFGINCQYYAVVDFSSFATIIDSLFPTGLKIDAKFSTVNGENLSAVPVPDDLAATEGKVSSDKDLTAEEAAALGYPDGGGTFMMIKPGTQKMDGRMLLNYARFRHDDEGDYGRVKRQQQVLETVMSKMKNPLSLFTASSALGTTRAVTMTNIPNSFFLTKGITALLDMKNGIKSTTIPANNDWVNAYDMYGGLGLSIDMTKYKAKAQELLGQ from the coding sequence ATGACAATGAATGAAAAAAAGTATAAACGCTTAGAATATTTGAGACATAACATCAATTATCTCACAATCCGAGAGCGTCAAGAGTACTATGACTTACTCAATGAACTAAAAAAAGCTGGAAATCAATCTGAACCCGAAGAATTCGAGGAGTTTGAAGAATACGTTGAGCCAGAATATGAATATTCCGATTATGAACCAGAAAGCTTTCAAAAAAATACTTCCTCTTCTAACGGTAGAAATACTAGTCGAAGAAATACGCGAGAAAGTTTTTCAAATCAAGAAAACAACAGAAATAAACCATCAAAAAAAGAAAGTAAATCTTCTAAAAAAGCTAAATCTGGCAAGAAGAAAAAATGTCACTGGTTGAGAACAATATTAACAATTATTGTTTTGATCATTGCAGTCATGATTGGTTTCTTTGTTTATGGATATCAAAGGGGCGTTAAACATGAGGGAAGCGTCGCTAAACAAGAAAAGTTCACAAGTTTAAAAAATTCGGACGGTTCTGTAAATATTCTTTTGTTAGGAGCAGACCAAAGACCATGGCAATCATCAGGTGTTGCTCATACCGATACTATTATGGTTTTACATGTCAATGGTAAGAATCATCAAACACAAATCGTGAGCTTTATGCGTGATACCCTTGTCAATATTCCTGATGTCGGCTCAAGTGATACTCCAGACTCAAAAATAAATTCTGCCTTTACAATTGGAGAACAATACAATAAACAGGGTGTGAATTTGATGAGTGAGACACTGAAAAATAACTTTGGCATTAATTGTCAATATTACGCAGTCGTCGATTTTTCAAGTTTTGCAACGATTATTGATTCTTTGTTCCCAACTGGCCTGAAAATTGATGCAAAATTTTCGACTGTGAATGGTGAGAATCTTTCTGCCGTACCTGTTCCCGATGATTTAGCTGCAACAGAAGGAAAAGTTTCAAGTGACAAAGACTTGACAGCTGAAGAAGCAGCCGCTTTAGGTTATCCTGATGGTGGTGGAACATTTATGATGATTAAACCAGGAACTCAAAAAATGGATGGACGAATGCTCTTGAATTATGCCCGATTCCGTCATGATGACGAGGGAGATTATGGGCGAGTAAAACGTCAACAACAAGTTTTAGAAACAGTAATGTCTAAAATGAAAAATCCACTCTCATTGTTTACTGCTTCAAGTGCATTGGGAACAACAAGAGCAGTTACAATGACGAATATTCCAAATTCATTTTTCTTAACTAAAGGAATTACAGCTCTTCTGGATATGAAAAATGGTATAAAATCAACAACGATTCCAGCTAACAATGACTGGGTGAATGCCTATGATATGTATGGAGGTCTAGGACTTTCAATTGATATGACAAAATACAAAGCGAAAGCCCAAGAACTTCTTGGTCAATAA